In one Pelecanus crispus isolate bPelCri1 chromosome 12, bPelCri1.pri, whole genome shotgun sequence genomic region, the following are encoded:
- the SLC16A3 gene encoding monocarboxylate transporter 4, producing the protein MGAVVADDGPSGVKAPDGGWGWAVLFGCFIITGFSYAFPKAVSVFFKELIREFGIGYSDTAWISSILLAMLYGTGPLCSVCVNRFGCRPVMLVGGLFASMGMVIASFCTSIVQIYLTAGVITGLGLALNFQPSLIMLNRYFDKRRPLANGLSAAGSPVFLCALSPLGQILQHEYGWRGGFLILGGMLLNCCVCGALMRPLEPPKKSEATKEPAEKKVKKKLLDFSVFKDGGFVIYTLAASIMVLGLFVPPVFVVSYAKDLGYQDTKAAFLLTILGFIDIFARPICGMVAGLKWVRPRCVYLFSFAMIFNGFTDLMGSMSVDYAGLVVFCIFFGISYGMVGALQFEVLMAIVGTQKFSSAIGLVLLAEAMAVLIGPPSAGKLLDATGKYMFVFIIAGIEVTTSALVLALGNFFCIKKKSEEPHTKEEAAEREELNKSEDKIPEDAKVDSIEVEQFLKDEPEKNGEVVTNPETCV; encoded by the exons ATGGGAGCTGTAGTAGCTGATGATGGTCCATCTGGTGTTAAAGCCCCTGatggaggctggggctgggctgtccTTTTTGGCTGTTTCATCATCACAGGATTCTCCTATGCCTTTCCTAAGGCAGTTAGTGTCTTCTTTAAAGAACTTATCCGGGAATTTGGCATTGGATATAGTGACACTGCATGGATTTCCTCCATTCTGTTGGCCATGCTTTATGGAACAG GTCCACTCTGTAGTGTATGTGTCAATCGCTTTGGCTGTCGCCCTGTCATGCTGGTGGGTGGCCTTTTTGCCTCAATGGGGATGGTAATAGCCTCCTTCTGCACGAGCATCGTTCAGATCTATCTAACTGCAGGTGTGATTACTG GTTTGGGTCTGGCACTAAACTTTCAGCCTTCACTCATCATGTTAAACCGTTACTTTGACAAACGCCGGCCCTTAGCCAATGGGCTATCCGCTGCTGGGAGTCCAGTGTTTCTGTGTGCTCTCTCACCGTTGGGGCAGATACTACAACACGAGTATGGTTGGAGAGGAGGATTCCTTATACTGGGTGGGATGCTGCTCAACTGCTGTGTATGTGGAGCATTAATGAGACCTCTGGAGCCACCCAAAAAGTCTGAAGCTACTAAAGAACCAGCTgagaagaaagtgaagaaaaaacttCTGGATTTCAGTGTGTTTAAAGATGGTGGTTTTGTAATCTACACATTAGCAGCATCTATCATGGTGCTCGGCCTCTTTGTTCCCCCAGTTTTCGTTGTGAGTTATGCCAAGGATTTAGGGTATCAAGACAccaaagcagcttttcttctgaCTATTCTGGGATTCATTGATATTTTTGCTCGGCCTATTTGTGGAATGGTAGCTGGTCTTAAATGGGTTAGACCACGCTGTGTCTACCTCTTCAGTTTTGCTATGATTTTCAATGGCTTTACAGATCTCATGGGTTCTATGTCTGTTGATTATGCTGGCCTGGTggtcttttgcattttctttggcaTTTCTTATGGAATGGTAGGAGCTCTTCAATTTGAAGTTCTCATGGCTATTGTTGGTACTCAGAAGTTTTCCAGTGCTATTGGTTTAGTGCTCCTGGCAGAAGCTATGGCTGTTCTAATTGGTCCACCATCAGCAG gaaaactcTTGGATGCAACAGGGAAGtacatgtttgtttttattattgctgGAATTGAAGTTACCACCTCAGCACTGGTACTGGCCTTGGgaaatttcttctgcattaagaaaaaatcagaagaacCACATACaaaagaagaagcagcagagagagaggaattAAACAaatctgaagacaaaattcCTGAAGATGCCAAGGTGGACTCTATTGAAGTGGAGCAGTTTCTGAAAGATGAGCCTGAAAAAAATGGCGAAGTTGTAACTAACCCAGAAACGTGTGTGTGA
- the CSNK1D gene encoding casein kinase I isoform X1 — protein MELRVGNRYRLGRKIGSGSFGDIYLGTDIAAGEEVAIKLECVKTKHPQLHIESKIYKMMQGGVGIPTIKWCGAEGDYNVMVMELLGPSLEDLFNFCSRKFSLKTVLLLADQMISRIEYIHSKNFIHRDVKPDNFLMGLGKKGNLVYIIDFGLAKKYRDARTHQHIPYRENKNLTGTARYASINTHLGIEQSRRDDLESLGYVLMYFNLGSLPWQGLKAATKRQKYERISEKKMSTPIEVLCKGYPSEFATYLNFCRSLRFDDKPDYSYLRQLFRNLFHRQGFSYDYVFDWNMLKFGASRAAEDAERERREREERLRHTRNPAVRGLPSTASGRLRGTQDVAPPNPLTPTSHAANTSPRPVSGMERERKVSMRLHRGAPVNISSSDLTGRQDTSRMSTSQEIKAAEQKEDWRASTHLDVTP, from the exons ATGGAGCTGAGGGTTGGGAACCGGTACCGGCTGGGCAGGAAGATCGGGAGCGGCTCCTTCGGGGACATCTACCTGG GAACTGATATTGCTGCTGGAGAGGAGGTTGCAATTAAGTTGGAATGTGTGAAAACCAAACATCCTCAGCTCCACATCGAGAGTAAAATCTACAAAATGATGCAGGGTGGAG tGGGTATCCCCACAATTAAGTGGTGTGGAGCTGAAGGGGACTACAACGTAATGGTGATGGAGCTGTTGGGACCGAGTCTTGAAGATCTCTTCAATTTTTGTTCAAGGAAATTTAGTCTCAAGACAGTCCTGTTACTTGCTGACCAAATG ATTAGTCGAATTGAATATATTCACTCTAAGAACTTCATCCACCGAGACGTGAAGCCAGATAACTTCTTAATGGGCCTGGGGAAGAAAGGCAATCTTGTCTACATAATAGACTTTGGATTAGCAAAGAAATATCGAGATGCTCGAACTCACCAACATATTCCATATcgtgaaaataaaaacttaacaGGAACTGCGCGTTATGCATCCATTAACACTCATCTTGGAATTG AGCAATCTCGCAGAGATGACTTGGAGTCCTTGGGCTATGTACTGATGTATTTTAACCTGGGCTCCCTCCCCTGGCAGGGACTGAAAGCAGCAACAAAGAGGCAGAAATATGAACGtatcagtgaaaagaaaatgtctacACCCATTGAGGTTTTGTGTAAAGGATATCCTT CTGAATTTGCCACATACTTGAATTTCTGCCGTTCTTTGCGTTTTGATGACAAACCGGACTATTCCTATCTAAGGCAATTATTCAGAAACCTTTTCCACCGACAAGGGTTCTCGTATGACTATGTGTTTGACTGGAACATGCTGAAATTT GGTGCAAGCAGAGCGGCTGAAGATGCTGAACGTGAAAGGCGAGAACGAGAGGAAAGATTGAGACATACACGAAATCCAGCTGTGCGTGGATTACCCTCTACTGCTTCTGGCAGGCTGAGAGGAACGCAAGATGTAGCTCCTCCTAATCCTCTTACCCCAACTTCACATGCTG CCAACACCTCTCCTCGGCCAGTATCTGGTATGGAACGAGAAAGGAAAGTGAGTATGAGATTGCATCGCGGTGCCCCAGTCAATATCTCATCATCTGACTTAACGGGCCGACAGGATACCTCTCGCATGTCAACTTCGCAG GAAATCAAGGCGGCTGAACAGAAAGAGGACTGGAGGGCTAGCACACACCTGGATGTCACCCCCTGA
- the CSNK1D gene encoding casein kinase I isoform X3, which yields MELRVGNRYRLGRKIGSGSFGDIYLGTDIAAGEEVAIKLECVKTKHPQLHIESKIYKMMQGGVGIPTIKWCGAEGDYNVMVMELLGPSLEDLFNFCSRKFSLKTVLLLADQMISRIEYIHSKNFIHRDVKPDNFLMGLGKKGNLVYIIDFGLAKKYRDARTHQHIPYRENKNLTGTARYASINTHLGIEQSRRDDLESLGYVLMYFNLGSLPWQGLKAATKRQKYERISEKKMSTPIEVLCKGYPSEFATYLNFCRSLRFDDKPDYSYLRQLFRNLFHRQGFSYDYVFDWNMLKFGASRAAEDAERERREREERLRHTRNPAVRGLPSTASGRLRGTQDVAPPNPLTPTSHAANTSPRPVSGMERERKVSMRLHRGAPVNISSSDLTGRQDTSRMSTSQIPARVTTSVLQSAVHR from the exons ATGGAGCTGAGGGTTGGGAACCGGTACCGGCTGGGCAGGAAGATCGGGAGCGGCTCCTTCGGGGACATCTACCTGG GAACTGATATTGCTGCTGGAGAGGAGGTTGCAATTAAGTTGGAATGTGTGAAAACCAAACATCCTCAGCTCCACATCGAGAGTAAAATCTACAAAATGATGCAGGGTGGAG tGGGTATCCCCACAATTAAGTGGTGTGGAGCTGAAGGGGACTACAACGTAATGGTGATGGAGCTGTTGGGACCGAGTCTTGAAGATCTCTTCAATTTTTGTTCAAGGAAATTTAGTCTCAAGACAGTCCTGTTACTTGCTGACCAAATG ATTAGTCGAATTGAATATATTCACTCTAAGAACTTCATCCACCGAGACGTGAAGCCAGATAACTTCTTAATGGGCCTGGGGAAGAAAGGCAATCTTGTCTACATAATAGACTTTGGATTAGCAAAGAAATATCGAGATGCTCGAACTCACCAACATATTCCATATcgtgaaaataaaaacttaacaGGAACTGCGCGTTATGCATCCATTAACACTCATCTTGGAATTG AGCAATCTCGCAGAGATGACTTGGAGTCCTTGGGCTATGTACTGATGTATTTTAACCTGGGCTCCCTCCCCTGGCAGGGACTGAAAGCAGCAACAAAGAGGCAGAAATATGAACGtatcagtgaaaagaaaatgtctacACCCATTGAGGTTTTGTGTAAAGGATATCCTT CTGAATTTGCCACATACTTGAATTTCTGCCGTTCTTTGCGTTTTGATGACAAACCGGACTATTCCTATCTAAGGCAATTATTCAGAAACCTTTTCCACCGACAAGGGTTCTCGTATGACTATGTGTTTGACTGGAACATGCTGAAATTT GGTGCAAGCAGAGCGGCTGAAGATGCTGAACGTGAAAGGCGAGAACGAGAGGAAAGATTGAGACATACACGAAATCCAGCTGTGCGTGGATTACCCTCTACTGCTTCTGGCAGGCTGAGAGGAACGCAAGATGTAGCTCCTCCTAATCCTCTTACCCCAACTTCACATGCTG CCAACACCTCTCCTCGGCCAGTATCTGGTATGGAACGAGAAAGGAAAGTGAGTATGAGATTGCATCGCGGTGCCCCAGTCAATATCTCATCATCTGACTTAACGGGCCGACAGGATACCTCTCGCATGTCAACTTCGCAG ATTCCTGCTCGGGTAACTACCAGTGTTCTCCAGTCTGCTGTGCACCGATGA
- the CSNK1D gene encoding casein kinase I isoform X2 yields MELRVGNRYRLGRKIGSGSFGDIYLGTDIAAGEEVAIKLECVKTKHPQLHIESKIYKMMQGGVGIPTIKWCGAEGDYNVMVMELLGPSLEDLFNFCSRKFSLKTVLLLADQMISRIEYIHSKNFIHRDVKPDNFLMGLGKKGNLVYIIDFGLAKKYRDARTHQHIPYRENKNLTGTARYASINTHLGIEQSRRDDLESLGYVLMYFNLGSLPWQGLKAATKRQKYERISEKKMSTPIEVLCKGYPSEFATYLNFCRSLRFDDKPDYSYLRQLFRNLFHRQGFSYDYVFDWNMLKFGASRAAEDAERERREREERLRHTRNPAVRGLPSTASGRLRGTQDVAPPNPLTPTSHAANTSPRPVSGMERERKVSMRLHRGAPVNISSSDLTGRQDTSRMSTSQNSIPFEHHGK; encoded by the exons ATGGAGCTGAGGGTTGGGAACCGGTACCGGCTGGGCAGGAAGATCGGGAGCGGCTCCTTCGGGGACATCTACCTGG GAACTGATATTGCTGCTGGAGAGGAGGTTGCAATTAAGTTGGAATGTGTGAAAACCAAACATCCTCAGCTCCACATCGAGAGTAAAATCTACAAAATGATGCAGGGTGGAG tGGGTATCCCCACAATTAAGTGGTGTGGAGCTGAAGGGGACTACAACGTAATGGTGATGGAGCTGTTGGGACCGAGTCTTGAAGATCTCTTCAATTTTTGTTCAAGGAAATTTAGTCTCAAGACAGTCCTGTTACTTGCTGACCAAATG ATTAGTCGAATTGAATATATTCACTCTAAGAACTTCATCCACCGAGACGTGAAGCCAGATAACTTCTTAATGGGCCTGGGGAAGAAAGGCAATCTTGTCTACATAATAGACTTTGGATTAGCAAAGAAATATCGAGATGCTCGAACTCACCAACATATTCCATATcgtgaaaataaaaacttaacaGGAACTGCGCGTTATGCATCCATTAACACTCATCTTGGAATTG AGCAATCTCGCAGAGATGACTTGGAGTCCTTGGGCTATGTACTGATGTATTTTAACCTGGGCTCCCTCCCCTGGCAGGGACTGAAAGCAGCAACAAAGAGGCAGAAATATGAACGtatcagtgaaaagaaaatgtctacACCCATTGAGGTTTTGTGTAAAGGATATCCTT CTGAATTTGCCACATACTTGAATTTCTGCCGTTCTTTGCGTTTTGATGACAAACCGGACTATTCCTATCTAAGGCAATTATTCAGAAACCTTTTCCACCGACAAGGGTTCTCGTATGACTATGTGTTTGACTGGAACATGCTGAAATTT GGTGCAAGCAGAGCGGCTGAAGATGCTGAACGTGAAAGGCGAGAACGAGAGGAAAGATTGAGACATACACGAAATCCAGCTGTGCGTGGATTACCCTCTACTGCTTCTGGCAGGCTGAGAGGAACGCAAGATGTAGCTCCTCCTAATCCTCTTACCCCAACTTCACATGCTG CCAACACCTCTCCTCGGCCAGTATCTGGTATGGAACGAGAAAGGAAAGTGAGTATGAGATTGCATCGCGGTGCCCCAGTCAATATCTCATCATCTGACTTAACGGGCCGACAGGATACCTCTCGCATGTCAACTTCGCAG AATAGCATTCCTTTCGAACACCATGGCAAGTAG